A single genomic interval of Leptospira dzoumogneensis harbors:
- a CDS encoding DUF2804 domain-containing protein, translating to MNLETEIQQPTILCDPSGKVNRNAIGWSKTPLHRCNVKGHWLRKKKWNYWCFYDQNFLASFTVSDIDYAGVIFCYWLDRRTGEFQEATVITPFGKGTLLGQTVSSTARYEGKEGFLDFQVDEEGNYKIKVDFLKGTNKSIQADITLDIPNQWESLNVVVPWNRNRFQFTHKLFGLGAKGKVTTSSKSYEFEPKSSFGVLDYGRGVWPYFSKWNWASMSYRPGGNEIYGMNLGGGWTDGTGTTENALLINGRIYKIPSVIAFEFDKKDPKKPWMIYSKESKAVELVFTPDFHRKAYSNMGLISSKVDQMIGSFDGVFRIGKSEFRIEGGQGWAEDHIARW from the coding sequence ATGAATTTAGAAACAGAAATCCAACAACCTACCATTTTATGCGATCCTTCCGGTAAAGTGAATCGGAATGCGATCGGTTGGTCCAAAACTCCCTTACATAGATGTAATGTAAAAGGCCACTGGCTTCGTAAGAAAAAATGGAATTACTGGTGTTTTTACGATCAAAACTTTTTGGCTTCCTTCACTGTTTCGGATATTGATTACGCAGGTGTAATATTCTGTTATTGGTTGGATAGAAGGACCGGAGAATTCCAGGAAGCGACTGTGATCACCCCTTTTGGAAAAGGCACCTTGCTTGGACAAACTGTTTCCAGTACTGCTCGTTACGAGGGTAAAGAAGGATTTTTAGATTTCCAAGTCGACGAGGAAGGAAATTACAAGATCAAAGTAGATTTCCTAAAAGGAACAAACAAATCCATACAAGCGGATATTACATTAGATATTCCTAATCAATGGGAAAGTCTGAATGTTGTAGTTCCTTGGAATAGAAATCGTTTTCAATTCACTCATAAATTATTCGGATTAGGGGCAAAAGGAAAAGTTACAACTTCTTCCAAGTCATACGAGTTCGAGCCTAAAAGTTCATTCGGAGTCCTGGATTATGGAAGAGGTGTATGGCCTTATTTCAGCAAATGGAATTGGGCATCTATGTCTTATCGTCCTGGTGGAAATGAAATTTATGGAATGAACCTAGGTGGCGGCTGGACGGACGGAACAGGGACCACTGAAAATGCTCTTCTGATCAATGGTAGAATTTATAAAATCCCTTCCGTGATCGCTTTTGAATTCGATAAAAAAGATCCTAAAAAACCTTGGATGATCTATTCCAAGGAAAGTAAAGCGGTAGAGCTTGTATTCACTCCTGATTTTCACAGAAAAGCATATTCCAATATGGGTTTAATCTCTTCTAAAGTGGATCAGATGATCGGAAGTTTTGATGGTGTTTTCCGCATCGGCAAAAGTGAATTTAGGATTGAAGGCGGACAGGGCTGGGCAGAAGATCATATCGCCCGCTGGTAG
- a CDS encoding phasin-related domain-containing protein has protein sequence MEKQLLDILNAGIGLLKSGQEGLDKAKVDLEKTYGELVAKGAADNSEGSVKIRESVDKLLNEIKEVSTVAGKNYEETRGKIVEKYNQISEEIKKRVPEGQLEAVKAKLTEVAETIKATAKGKA, from the coding sequence ATGGAAAAACAACTGTTGGACATTCTTAATGCTGGAATCGGACTTTTGAAATCTGGACAAGAAGGATTAGACAAAGCGAAAGTGGATTTAGAAAAAACCTACGGAGAATTAGTAGCTAAAGGTGCTGCGGACAATTCTGAAGGTTCTGTAAAAATCCGCGAGTCTGTGGATAAACTTTTGAACGAGATCAAAGAAGTTTCCACTGTTGCCGGCAAAAACTACGAAGAAACTCGTGGTAAGATCGTTGAGAAGTACAACCAAATCTCCGAAGAGATCAAAAAACGCGTTCCAGAAGGCCAATTAGAAGCTGTTAAAGCTAAATTGACTGAAGTAGCTGAAACAATCAAAGCTACTGCAAAAGGAAAAGCTTAA
- a CDS encoding phasin-related domain-containing protein translates to MEKQILDVLNAGLGLVKSGQEGLDKAKAEFTKSFQELAAKGASDNSEASVRVREFVDKFLNEAKELSTAATKTYEDSRAKALEVYNQIAEEAKKLVPAEQIEAIKAKFSEVTETVKKTAAPTKKTA, encoded by the coding sequence ATGGAAAAACAAATTCTAGATGTACTGAACGCAGGTCTTGGTTTGGTTAAAAGTGGACAAGAAGGTCTGGATAAAGCGAAAGCAGAATTTACTAAGAGTTTTCAAGAACTCGCAGCTAAAGGCGCTTCCGACAATTCCGAAGCATCTGTTCGCGTTCGTGAGTTCGTAGACAAATTCTTAAACGAAGCTAAAGAATTATCTACTGCTGCGACTAAAACCTACGAAGATTCTCGCGCTAAGGCACTTGAAGTTTATAACCAGATTGCAGAAGAAGCTAAGAAATTAGTTCCTGCTGAACAAATCGAAGCTATCAAGGCAAAATTTAGCGAAGTTACTGAGACAGTTAAGAAAACTGCTGCTCCAACTAAAAAAACTGCTTAA
- a CDS encoding LIC10235 family protein, with protein sequence MKPKKVTNDDLEKIIAGVKTQAVEAIGNYLYKGFRIQVSKYNLSGAERVQLLYQRRRKEGLCIVCGTKVGKKNPSTGRLYRLCEFHRKKIDKKK encoded by the coding sequence ATGAAACCAAAGAAAGTCACTAACGATGATTTGGAAAAGATCATCGCCGGGGTAAAAACTCAAGCTGTTGAAGCGATCGGTAATTACCTCTACAAAGGATTTCGCATTCAGGTTAGTAAATACAACCTGTCTGGGGCGGAGAGGGTTCAGCTCCTTTACCAAAGGAGAAGGAAAGAAGGTCTTTGTATCGTCTGCGGCACTAAAGTAGGTAAAAAAAATCCGTCTACTGGCAGGTTGTATCGCCTCTGTGAATTCCACCGGAAGAAAATAGATAAAAAAAAGTAA
- a CDS encoding SH3 domain-containing protein, which produces MKRMPILVLLFFMISGSLAANDPKIVYVTAKSGLTLREKPGIKSKAITLIPTLSPVTRIKQTVIANDQERIERRTGNWVLVSYQEFKGYVFDGYLSSIQPDENNWFIGEYTSDLALSGNFYPSYLYLDRDSKFEMEVNLCHGFGTITGTWKTETNKQDTLVIANVTGSDFGLKEVGKIKIVFIKSAEGLSFDSIVSNKEDPMHIGCEFGKTLFLIKK; this is translated from the coding sequence ATGAAACGTATGCCGATCTTAGTTCTACTCTTTTTTATGATATCCGGATCACTGGCTGCGAATGATCCGAAAATCGTTTACGTCACGGCAAAATCAGGATTAACTCTCCGCGAAAAACCCGGAATTAAATCGAAAGCGATCACACTTATCCCGACATTATCGCCGGTGACTCGAATCAAACAAACAGTCATCGCGAACGATCAGGAAAGAATCGAACGAAGAACTGGAAACTGGGTATTAGTTTCTTATCAGGAATTTAAAGGATACGTTTTTGACGGCTATTTATCCTCCATCCAACCCGACGAAAACAATTGGTTCATCGGAGAATACACTTCGGATCTAGCTCTCTCCGGAAATTTTTATCCTTCCTATCTTTATTTAGATCGGGATTCCAAATTCGAAATGGAAGTTAATCTATGCCACGGATTCGGAACAATTACCGGGACTTGGAAGACCGAAACGAACAAACAAGATACCTTAGTGATAGCGAACGTCACCGGCAGCGATTTCGGATTAAAAGAAGTCGGAAAAATAAAAATCGTATTCATCAAATCCGCGGAAGGTCTCTCATTCGATTCGATCGTTTCGAATAAAGAGGATCCGATGCATATCGGTTGTGAATTCGGAAAAACTTTGTTCCTTATTAAAAAATAA
- a CDS encoding glycerophosphodiester phosphodiesterase yields the protein MNSDPFLLPKPWVIAHRGDSGEYPENTMSSFRNAWELKADWIELDITYSADGKIVVIHDDTLDRTTDQKGEVKLLPFNMIRKADAGSWKDQRFKGEKVPDLWEVWDYLRSKNIGLNVEIKSGAYEEIPIETPIEQELIDYTKRNSLFHKTLFSSFCWDSLVRLRELSVEAKLGILIGEETSSWTEALELGFRLNAFSLNLSAKGLDKETVSKIQKEGFKVLVYTLNTEEELKFGIDLGVDGIFTNYPKRMRSLLT from the coding sequence ATGAATTCGGATCCATTCCTTCTTCCTAAACCTTGGGTAATCGCTCATAGAGGAGACAGCGGAGAATATCCGGAAAATACGATGAGTTCTTTTCGAAATGCCTGGGAACTTAAGGCGGATTGGATTGAGCTGGACATCACCTATTCCGCTGACGGAAAAATTGTAGTCATTCACGATGATACTTTGGACAGGACCACGGATCAAAAAGGAGAAGTGAAACTTCTTCCATTTAATATGATCCGTAAGGCGGACGCAGGCTCCTGGAAAGACCAAAGGTTTAAAGGGGAGAAGGTGCCGGATCTTTGGGAGGTCTGGGACTATCTTAGGTCCAAGAATATCGGCCTGAATGTGGAGATCAAGTCCGGAGCCTACGAAGAGATACCGATCGAAACTCCTATAGAACAAGAACTCATAGACTATACAAAACGGAATTCTCTCTTTCATAAAACATTATTCTCTTCTTTCTGCTGGGACTCTTTGGTGAGACTCAGAGAATTATCGGTAGAGGCAAAACTTGGCATCTTGATCGGAGAAGAAACTTCTTCCTGGACGGAAGCCTTGGAGCTAGGTTTCAGATTGAACGCATTCAGTTTAAATCTTTCTGCAAAGGGTTTGGATAAGGAAACTGTTTCCAAGATCCAGAAAGAAGGTTTTAAGGTTTTAGTTTATACTTTGAATACGGAAGAAGAGTTGAAGTTCGGAATTGATTTGGGAGTGGACGGGATCTTCACGAATTATCCTAAAAGAATGAGATCCTTGCTTACTTGA
- a CDS encoding DNA-3-methyladenine glycosylase family protein, with product MPNSDREDRLRKAVLWLKKKDPVTQKIIQTIGPCTHKMMGNPYYVLIRSVISQQLSVKAARTMENRVKEYYGNGKQFPKPDILVKLTKPQLRKAGLSFAKIDTVKLISKAYLDGSISDRKLSKLDDQEVLELLCSIKGVGPWTAEMVLMFSLDRWDHFSYNDLILRKSIENNYGIPMNSKKEILEFTSEYSPYRTIFSWYLWRAAVGVENL from the coding sequence GTGCCTAATTCAGATCGAGAGGACCGCTTACGTAAAGCGGTCCTTTGGCTCAAGAAAAAAGATCCTGTCACTCAAAAGATCATACAAACCATAGGGCCCTGCACTCATAAGATGATGGGTAATCCTTATTATGTTTTGATCCGTTCTGTGATCAGCCAACAGTTGTCCGTAAAAGCTGCAAGGACAATGGAGAATCGAGTCAAAGAATATTACGGAAATGGAAAACAATTCCCTAAGCCGGATATTCTTGTGAAACTTACCAAGCCTCAATTGAGAAAGGCAGGTCTTTCATTTGCGAAGATAGATACTGTTAAATTGATCTCCAAGGCATACTTAGACGGAAGTATTTCCGACAGAAAACTTTCTAAGCTAGATGACCAGGAAGTTTTGGAGCTTCTCTGCAGTATTAAAGGTGTGGGACCTTGGACCGCTGAAATGGTTTTGATGTTCTCTTTGGATCGCTGGGATCATTTTTCTTATAATGATCTGATCTTAAGAAAATCTATTGAGAATAATTACGGCATCCCAATGAATTCTAAAAAAGAAATTTTAGAATTCACCTCCGAATATTCTCCTTATCGTACTATTTTTTCTTGGTACTTATGGAGAGCGGCAGTAGGGGTTGAGAATTTATAA
- a CDS encoding PLP-dependent aminotransferase family protein, with amino-acid sequence MSKLILENSPEIFRSSTRIERTPGSVTRDILKVIDTPGMISFAGGLPDDTLFPIEDLKNIFETSVSKKGAKLFQYADTQGHSDLRAWIADRYYPGSSADEILLTSGSQQALDLLSRYFIDEGSAILLERPSYLGAIQVFSSYAPTFIGIHYTEEGPDLEELKYALASSSEKPKFFYCIPDFQNPSSYSYSLEIRNSLSKLLLENGVPILEDTAYRELYFEEKLPTSLCELGPEHTISIGTFSKTLAPGLRVGWIKAPKKILKDLIVQKQSVDLHSPTLNQELVYGFVSSSKYEKHLSLIRKTYRKKSEHTFVCLQNNFGNSLPLRISKGGLFYWLEFPQEIDTDLLFQKCLEKGLAAVPGSSFFVGKPERNHLRWNFSNASEEETKLGVERLYKVYKEISER; translated from the coding sequence ATGAGCAAGTTAATTCTAGAAAATAGTCCCGAAATTTTCAGATCTTCAACAAGGATTGAAAGAACTCCCGGGTCCGTGACCAGAGATATATTAAAAGTGATCGATACACCGGGAATGATCTCGTTCGCAGGCGGACTTCCTGATGATACTTTGTTCCCTATTGAAGATCTGAAAAATATTTTTGAAACTTCCGTTTCTAAAAAGGGCGCTAAACTATTCCAATACGCAGACACGCAGGGGCATTCCGACTTACGTGCTTGGATCGCAGATCGATATTATCCGGGCTCTTCTGCAGACGAAATTCTTTTGACTTCCGGCTCTCAACAAGCATTGGATCTACTCAGTCGATATTTTATAGACGAAGGTTCAGCCATTCTATTAGAAAGGCCTAGTTACTTAGGCGCAATCCAAGTATTCTCTTCTTATGCACCAACATTTATAGGAATTCATTATACGGAAGAAGGTCCGGATCTCGAAGAATTAAAGTACGCTTTGGCGAGTTCTTCCGAAAAACCGAAATTCTTTTATTGTATTCCTGATTTTCAAAATCCATCTTCGTATTCTTATTCTTTGGAGATCCGAAATTCACTTTCAAAATTACTCTTAGAGAACGGAGTTCCGATCTTAGAAGATACGGCTTATAGAGAATTATACTTTGAAGAAAAACTTCCGACTTCCTTATGTGAACTTGGTCCGGAACATACGATCTCTATCGGAACATTCTCCAAAACACTTGCACCCGGATTAAGAGTAGGATGGATCAAGGCACCTAAGAAGATCCTAAAAGATCTAATCGTACAAAAACAATCCGTGGACTTACATTCCCCTACTCTAAATCAAGAACTTGTTTACGGGTTTGTATCTTCTTCTAAATACGAAAAACATTTATCTTTGATCCGAAAAACCTACCGAAAGAAATCGGAACATACATTTGTTTGTTTGCAGAATAATTTTGGAAATTCACTTCCATTACGAATTTCTAAGGGTGGACTGTTCTACTGGCTGGAATTCCCACAAGAGATCGATACGGATCTACTTTTTCAAAAATGTTTGGAGAAAGGACTCGCTGCAGTTCCGGGATCTTCTTTCTTCGTTGGCAAACCGGAAAGAAATCATCTTAGATGGAACTTCTCCAACGCATCCGAAGAAGAAACAAAACTCGGAGTAGAGAGATTGTATAAAGTTTATAAGGAAATTAGCGAAAGGTAG
- a CDS encoding tetratricopeptide repeat protein produces the protein MFCLSRILVLILLIFSFSFSAFGQGENPSKQGPSDPDILFRIAEEAYKDRRFYKAAESLRNFLVLYPGNSKKNRVLGLLKDCFLKLDRPEKALEVSLDLYKMEPTGELGLESYLEAGRLLAKMGEIDQAKQIFSSICRQSYSRAMAEKAALEFSGIDLLSDGEESSPEGESCREK, from the coding sequence GTGTTCTGCCTCTCCCGAATCCTAGTCTTAATCCTTCTTATTTTTTCATTCTCCTTCTCCGCATTCGGCCAAGGGGAAAATCCTTCCAAACAAGGACCTTCCGATCCTGACATTTTGTTTAGGATCGCCGAAGAAGCATATAAGGACCGCCGCTTTTACAAGGCAGCGGAAAGTCTTCGTAACTTCTTGGTTCTCTATCCTGGAAATTCCAAAAAAAATAGGGTACTCGGCCTTCTCAAAGATTGTTTTCTGAAGTTGGATCGTCCCGAGAAAGCTTTAGAAGTGAGTCTGGACCTTTATAAAATGGAACCCACAGGAGAATTGGGGTTAGAATCCTACTTGGAAGCCGGGCGCCTACTGGCCAAGATGGGAGAAATCGACCAGGCGAAGCAGATTTTCTCCTCTATTTGCAGACAATCTTACTCCAGAGCAATGGCAGAAAAGGCCGCCCTGGAATTCTCCGGTATCGATCTACTTTCGGATGGGGAAGAATCTTCTCCGGAAGGGGAATCTTGCCGCGAAAAATAA
- a CDS encoding Crp/Fnr family transcriptional regulator → MSNGFFQIVNYPKGSYVIVEGKKEAHNFFIIRQGKVRVTRENQVVGEDPNQLLGPGDFFGVVAAMSQHAQIESAIALTDVSLIQVSYDQFGTLIQKNTPVAMKIIRYFSMKLRQFDSTITRLSFRTAVEEDPNQLFAIGEYYFNQKNTLHAAYAFQKYLQYLPNGQFATQAKLKLQTVNQPVAPPPIDYTKFNRSYGDNEMIFCEHEPGRELYIIQHGRVKITKIVDSNEVLLAVLQSGDIFGEMALLDNKPRSASAIAWGEVQLLAINKANFEGMVKAQPQLATRLITLLSERIWTAYKQLANLLISDPQGRVADTLLTLVEKNRVKVIPKSTYNFEIGTKDLIKMVGLTYPKDENLVLDLISKNKFIKLDQGKISCTDLVELEKLVQAFRKKSQIDAKIKKRA, encoded by the coding sequence ATGTCCAACGGCTTCTTTCAAATCGTGAATTACCCGAAAGGGTCCTATGTCATCGTCGAAGGCAAGAAAGAAGCCCATAATTTCTTTATCATCCGACAAGGCAAGGTCAGGGTCACCCGCGAAAACCAAGTAGTAGGTGAGGACCCGAATCAACTTTTGGGACCTGGAGATTTTTTCGGAGTGGTTGCTGCAATGAGCCAGCACGCTCAGATCGAATCCGCGATCGCTCTTACTGATGTTTCCTTAATTCAGGTAAGTTATGATCAGTTCGGAACTCTGATCCAAAAAAATACTCCGGTAGCAATGAAGATCATTCGCTACTTCTCCATGAAACTCAGACAGTTCGACTCAACGATCACTCGTCTGTCCTTCCGTACTGCAGTAGAAGAAGATCCGAATCAGTTGTTTGCGATCGGAGAATATTACTTCAATCAAAAGAATACTCTTCACGCCGCGTACGCTTTCCAAAAATATCTACAGTATCTTCCTAACGGCCAATTTGCCACTCAGGCAAAACTAAAATTACAGACTGTTAACCAACCGGTTGCTCCTCCTCCGATAGATTATACAAAATTCAACCGTTCTTACGGTGATAACGAGATGATCTTTTGCGAGCACGAGCCTGGCAGAGAATTATATATCATCCAACATGGGAGAGTTAAGATCACTAAGATCGTGGACTCTAACGAAGTGCTTCTCGCGGTTTTACAAAGCGGGGACATCTTCGGAGAAATGGCATTATTAGATAATAAACCTAGATCCGCTTCCGCAATTGCTTGGGGAGAAGTTCAACTACTCGCGATTAACAAGGCAAACTTCGAAGGTATGGTTAAGGCCCAGCCTCAATTGGCGACTAGGTTGATCACTCTTCTTTCGGAAAGGATTTGGACCGCTTATAAACAGCTTGCTAACTTGCTTATTTCGGATCCTCAAGGAAGGGTAGCTGATACATTACTCACCCTTGTGGAGAAAAACAGAGTTAAGGTTATTCCTAAGTCCACCTACAATTTCGAGATCGGCACTAAAGACTTGATCAAGATGGTTGGATTGACTTATCCTAAGGATGAGAACCTTGTTCTGGATCTGATCTCCAAAAACAAATTTATCAAATTGGATCAGGGAAAAATTTCCTGCACGGATCTTGTGGAATTAGAAAAATTAGTACAAGCATTCCGCAAAAAATCCCAGATAGACGCTAAGATCAAAAAACGTGCCTAA
- the gmd gene encoding GDP-mannose 4,6-dehydratase: MKKALITGITGQDGSYLTELLLEKKYEVHGIVRRTSSLNRDRIEHLRGNPHLFLHYGDLTDSSNLNRVLEKVQPDEIYNLAAQSHVGVSFEVPEYTAEVDAVGTLRILDAIKQTGVKSRFYQASTSELYGKVQAVPQDEKTPFYPRSPYAVAKLYAYWAVVNYREAFGLHASNGILFNHESPRRGEGFVTRKITLGVAGLVSGKGGPIHLGNLDAKRDWGYAPDYVNMMWMMLQQSEPDDYVVATNETHTVREFIEESFRHLDIQVEWKGKGDQEKGYNKKDGKLLIEVDPSFYRPTEVDLLIGDPAKAKSKLGWEPKVKFKELVEIMIKADCKAAGINI; encoded by the coding sequence ATGAAAAAGGCACTAATTACAGGGATCACTGGACAAGACGGATCCTATCTTACTGAACTTCTTTTGGAGAAAAAATACGAAGTACACGGGATCGTTCGCAGAACCAGTTCTTTAAACCGGGATCGGATCGAACATCTAAGAGGAAACCCTCACCTTTTTCTACATTATGGGGACTTAACCGATTCTAGTAACCTGAACAGGGTTTTGGAAAAAGTCCAACCGGATGAAATTTATAATCTAGCGGCTCAATCTCACGTAGGAGTTTCTTTCGAAGTTCCCGAATACACTGCAGAAGTGGACGCGGTCGGAACTTTAAGGATCTTAGATGCGATCAAACAAACAGGAGTAAAGTCCAGATTCTACCAAGCTTCTACTTCCGAATTGTATGGAAAAGTACAGGCAGTTCCTCAAGACGAAAAAACTCCATTCTATCCAAGATCGCCTTATGCAGTCGCAAAATTATACGCATACTGGGCGGTAGTAAACTATAGAGAAGCATTCGGATTACATGCTTCTAACGGAATTTTATTCAATCACGAATCTCCAAGAAGGGGAGAAGGTTTCGTAACCAGAAAGATAACTCTTGGGGTCGCGGGCCTTGTTTCCGGAAAAGGGGGACCGATCCACTTAGGGAACCTAGATGCAAAAAGAGACTGGGGATACGCACCCGATTACGTAAACATGATGTGGATGATGCTGCAACAGTCCGAACCGGATGATTACGTAGTGGCAACCAACGAGACACATACTGTCAGAGAATTTATAGAAGAATCCTTTAGACATCTGGACATACAAGTAGAATGGAAAGGTAAAGGAGACCAAGAGAAAGGTTATAATAAGAAGGACGGAAAACTTTTGATCGAAGTAGATCCTTCTTTTTATAGACCCACCGAAGTGGACCTTCTGATCGGAGATCCAGCAAAAGCAAAATCAAAACTAGGTTGGGAACCTAAGGTCAAGTTCAAAGAACTAGTAGAGATCATGATCAAAGCGGATTGTAAAGCAGCCGGGATCAATATCTAA
- a CDS encoding PLP-dependent aminotransferase family protein — protein MTDTDRLITKYSKIANSLIGRIESGEFPPGSKLPSLRKICLFEECNLSTAVEAFGILQERGFISGRERSGYFVLPRPELYPKYKLEKPVRVSNPSVPEEVSSLMSELADPGFIPFGAAVPDPQFLPYSSLQKSYKKSLKDSQVYKYSDAAGILELRKKIAIRSSGKERRVRPEEVFITLGCSEAAFLALSLSTKPGDKVAVESPLHFVLYQILSELKLKAIEIPTDPLTGLDLQSYVSVIKKESPKFLITIPTFSNPSGSLMPLGSKKELLKISSKYGVKILEDDIYGDLQHNGDIRPSSLLSLDTEGIVTQVSSLSKSVNPGLRIGWMISDQIRVENARRLRLVEAISLPAIPQLAASYFIGSLAHERHLREFRRRLGGLVLSYADSFLEYFPKGTKVAIPKGGFLLWIELPKGKDSRILRFQAAKKKISLVPGNLFSLSGKYVNNFRINAGVLMGPKVISAIQTLGKIAKEI, from the coding sequence ATGACCGATACAGATCGACTTATCACTAAATATTCTAAGATCGCAAATTCTTTGATAGGAAGGATAGAATCAGGAGAATTTCCTCCGGGTTCTAAACTGCCTTCTCTTCGTAAGATCTGTTTATTCGAAGAGTGTAATCTCTCAACTGCCGTGGAGGCTTTTGGTATTCTACAAGAAAGAGGTTTTATCAGCGGAAGAGAAAGGTCAGGTTATTTTGTTCTTCCTAGGCCCGAATTGTATCCTAAATATAAATTGGAAAAACCGGTAAGAGTCTCGAATCCATCCGTTCCGGAAGAGGTGAGTTCTTTGATGTCGGAACTTGCGGATCCCGGTTTTATTCCTTTCGGTGCAGCGGTACCTGATCCTCAGTTTTTGCCGTACTCTTCTTTGCAGAAATCATATAAGAAATCCTTAAAGGACTCTCAGGTTTATAAATATTCGGATGCCGCGGGTATTTTAGAACTCAGGAAAAAGATTGCGATCCGTTCTTCCGGTAAGGAGAGAAGGGTCCGTCCGGAGGAAGTGTTTATCACCTTGGGTTGTTCCGAGGCGGCATTTCTGGCATTAAGTCTTTCCACAAAACCCGGCGACAAGGTCGCGGTGGAGAGTCCTCTTCATTTTGTTTTGTATCAAATTCTTTCCGAGTTAAAACTAAAAGCGATCGAGATACCTACGGATCCTTTAACGGGTTTGGATCTTCAATCTTACGTTTCCGTAATAAAGAAAGAATCTCCTAAGTTCCTGATCACCATTCCTACTTTTTCGAATCCTAGCGGAAGTCTTATGCCTTTAGGATCCAAAAAGGAACTTCTGAAAATTTCTTCTAAGTATGGTGTGAAAATTTTGGAGGACGATATCTATGGAGATCTGCAACATAACGGAGACATTCGTCCTTCTTCTTTATTGTCCTTGGATACGGAAGGGATCGTGACTCAGGTTTCTTCTCTTTCTAAATCCGTAAATCCGGGTCTTAGGATCGGTTGGATGATCAGCGATCAAATTAGAGTGGAGAATGCTAGGCGTCTTCGTTTAGTGGAAGCAATTTCTTTACCTGCGATCCCTCAACTTGCCGCTTCTTATTTTATAGGATCTCTAGCTCATGAAAGACATTTGAGAGAATTTAGACGAAGGTTGGGAGGTCTCGTACTTTCTTATGCGGATTCTTTTTTGGAATATTTTCCGAAGGGGACCAAGGTCGCCATTCCGAAAGGAGGTTTTCTTCTTTGGATAGAACTTCCTAAGGGAAAAGATTCTAGAATACTTAGATTCCAAGCCGCTAAGAAGAAGATCAGTTTAGTACCTGGAAATCTTTTTTCTCTTTCAGGTAAGTATGTGAACAATTTTAGGATTAATGCGGGAGTTCTAATGGGGCCGAAGGTCATCTCTGCCATCCAGACTCTCGGAAAAATCGCAAAAGAAATTTAG
- a CDS encoding PPK2 family polyphosphate kinase, producing the protein MIQLSEFSTEPDEDLSKEKAEELRLKELERIEELQIRLFAGKKKSLLIILQGVDASGKDGTVKKLFSALNPLGCTCKAWKAPTQEELSRDFLWRIHKELPPKGWIQIFNRSHYEDILVPYVYESLSKDRLRDRLEFIDSFEEFISEENHTHILKFFLHISQEEQIKRIEDRLSNPEKNWKFDPSDLEAHKNFKKYQDAYEWIFSHSKDRFPWVIVPSDKKWYRDYLISKAVRKELEDMDLKYPKLEVQPDRI; encoded by the coding sequence ATGATCCAACTTTCCGAATTTTCCACAGAACCTGACGAAGACCTTTCCAAAGAAAAAGCAGAAGAGCTTCGTCTCAAGGAATTGGAAAGGATAGAAGAGCTGCAGATCCGTCTTTTTGCAGGCAAAAAAAAATCTTTGCTTATCATTTTACAAGGAGTGGATGCATCCGGAAAAGACGGAACAGTCAAAAAACTTTTCTCCGCATTAAATCCTTTGGGCTGTACATGCAAGGCTTGGAAGGCCCCTACACAAGAAGAATTGAGTCGTGACTTTCTTTGGAGGATCCATAAAGAACTTCCTCCAAAAGGCTGGATCCAGATCTTCAATCGTTCTCATTACGAGGATATTTTAGTTCCGTATGTTTATGAAAGTTTATCTAAGGATAGGCTGAGAGATAGATTAGAGTTTATCGATTCATTCGAAGAATTTATATCCGAGGAAAACCATACTCATATCCTAAAATTCTTCCTGCATATTTCCCAAGAAGAGCAGATCAAAAGGATAGAAGATAGATTATCCAATCCTGAAAAAAATTGGAAGTTTGATCCAAGCGATCTAGAGGCCCATAAAAATTTCAAAAAGTACCAAGACGCTTATGAGTGGATATTCTCCCATTCCAAAGATCGTTTTCCCTGGGTGATCGTTCCTTCCGACAAAAAATGGTATAGGGATTATCTGATCTCTAAGGCAGTTCGTAAGGAATTGGAAGATATGGACCTCAAATATCCTAAGTTGGAAGTCCAACCGGACCGGATCTGA